The Paenibacillus spongiae nucleotide sequence CTCAATTATCGCCTAATGCCCCGGACGGCCAAAATCCTACTGGACCCGACATGCAAGGCGGTGCAGGGGGGCAGGCTCCAGGGCTTAATGGTCAAGCTCCCGACGGACAAGGCGACATGGGCGTACCGAACGGTCAAAATGGGTTCGGCGGCGGCATGGTTCCCCCTGACGGGATGGTTCCCCCTGACGGGATGGGCGGAGGGCCCGGAGGTATGGGGGGGCCGGGAGGCTTCGGCGGAGATCCGTTCGGCATGAACCGCCAAGCAGCCGGCGTCACCGAAGACAATAAGCAGGAAGCGGCTATTGTTGCCGGATCATTAGTTGTGCTGGCCCTTGCCTGTTTGTTCGTGAACTTTTTTAGAAGAAAGCGGCTCTAGCGGTCAGCGGCTGGTTCATAGAAGAAGCGCTCCAATCCAACGCGGACTGGAGCGCTTCTGTTTATTGCATGACAATTCCGGAACTTCACTTAATTGCTTGCATTCAGCCGGTAGTGCAAATCGTTCCAACGCAGCTCATTCTCGATTCCGCGAACCGTCGTTTCGTTATTAATAATAACGCATTCAATTCCCGCCATCTTCGCCCAATCCGCCATCTGCTCGCTCGTAACATGATGGGAATAGACAAAGTGATGCGCGCCGCCGGCCGTAATCCACGCTTCCGCAGCGCTCTCCAGCGACGGCTCCGGTTTCCACAGAACCCGCGCAACCGGCAATTTCGGCATCTGCTGCCGGTTCTGAACGCCCTGCACTTCGTTTACGATGAGGCGGAAACGGTTGCCCAGATCCACGACCGTCGCATTGATGGCTTTGCCTTCGATGCCGTCGAAGATCAGCCGTGCCGGGTCTTCCTTGCCGCCGATCGACAACGGATGCACCTCGAGCCGCGGCTTGCCCGCCGTTAATGTCGGGCAGATTTCCAGCATATGCGCCCCGAGCACCATGGCATTGCCCTGCTCCATATGATACGTATAATCTTCCATGAACGAAGTTCCTTTATTGCCGGCCATTACCTTCATCATGCGAAGGAGCGCCGCGGTCTTCCAGTCGCCTTCCGCTCCGAAGCCGTATCCGGCTGCCATCAGCCGCTGTGCCGCAAGCCCCGGAAGCTGCTTCAACCCGTTCAATGCTTGAAAGCTCGTCACGAATGCGCTGTATCCGCCTTCCTGCAAGAACGCCTTCAGGGCGATTTCGATCTTCGCCTGCTCTCGGATCGCATCCCTTATACGTCCTTCCTTGAGCCCCTCTGGCGTAATTTCATAGAGCTCCTCGTATTCATCCATAAGCTCCCGAACCTGTCCATCTGCAACCTCCTGCACCCGCTCTGCCAAATCTCCGATCGAATAACCGTTTACGGACCATCCGAACCGGATTTGCCCTTCTACCTTATCGCCTTCCGTTACGGCAACATAGCGCATATTGTCGCCGAAACGGGCAATTTTCATCGTTTGGCCTTCGGCGCAGCCTGCGGCCGTCTTCATCCAGGCGCTGATTCTTTCGCGGGTCTTCCCGTCCTTCCAGTGGCCTGCGATGATTTTGCGGGCGATGCCGAGGCGCGCCCCAATGAAGCCGAATTCCCGGTCGCCATGCGCCGCCTGATTCAGATTCATGAAATCCATATCGATGCTGTCCCATGGAATTTCAACATTGAATTGGGTGTGCAAATGAAGAAGCGGCTTCTGGAGCTGCTTCAGTCCCGCGATCCACATCTTGGCCGGCGAGAACGTGTGCATCCACGCAATGATGCCCGCGCATTCCGGGTCGGCGTTAGCCGCTTGACAAACGCTGTGAATGGCTTCCGGCGAGGACACAACCGATTTCCAGACGATCGGGTACGAAACGGCTTCATCCTGGTCTAAGCCGTCTGCGATCTCCTTCGCGTTCCGTCCAACCTGCTCCAGCGCTTCTTCTCCATACAGACCTTGACTTCCGGCTACGAACCAGAACACATACGGTTTCGTTTGAAGCATGTATGAGACCTCCTAAAAGTTTTGTGGAGTATAACTTACAGTGAATCTTCGCAACAAAACTTGCTTCGTAAACATCCGCTAAGTTTTGCGGGCCCGGTCACGCTTTGCCGCTGCTCCGGAATGTATGCATAATCGCTTGCGCATCTTCCTGCAAATCGCCGATAGCGTTCATCATGAATTCATGATAGAACAGCTTCGTATCGCTCTGAAGCATGCGCTCCTTCGCCTTCTCCATTACTTTCAACGCCATACCCGTATAGTAGTTAATTTTGGCCACGCCTTGATCGATCGATTGGTGAAAATCATCGTCGGACAGACCTGATCCTCCGTGCATAACGATGGGGACGCCGGCCTTTCGGCTAATTTGGTTCAAACGCATCAGGTCCAGCACCGGCTTTTTCAAGTAAACGCCATGTACGGTACCGAACGCCGCAGCCAAAGCATCGATCCCTGTCCGCTCGACGAATTCCTTCGCTTGGTCGGGATCCGTGTACAGCGACGTATCGTCCGCGATGGAATCATCGTCCTCCCCCTCCGCTCCCCCGCTCTTCGGCCGGGTTACGTAGCCCAGCTCGCCTTCAACGGAGACGTCTAAGGCCTTCGCGATCTTTACGACTTCCGACGTTCTGCGGACATTCTCCTCATATTCATATTCCGAACCGTCGAACATAATGGCATTGAAGCCCAGATGCATCGCCTTCATAACGGCCGGGAAGCTCTTGCCGTGGTCAAGCAGAATGCTGACAGGCACCTTCGCGCGATTCATCGCATCCACCATGACCGGAGCAATCACCTCAAGCGGCGTATACTTGAAATGAATTTCCGCATGACAGAGGATTACCGGCGACTTTTCCTCTTCTGCAGCTTGTATGATGCCTCGGATCATATCCAAATTGATGGCATTGAAGCAAGGAACGGCATATCCCCGCCTGGAAGCGTCCTGCAGCAGCTCCCTCATGGAAATCTTCGACACGTCGATCGATCACCCGCTCTTTCCAAAAGCTCCTTATTTCACCATAACGCACCCTTATTTTAGTTTAATTTATTGTCATATTCAACAATAATTTTATTTAATTGTTACTTTAAAACAGGTATACTAAAACCGATCATTACACTTCCGTGCATAGGGGGCATACAGATGCCGTTAATCGGACT carries:
- the araA gene encoding L-arabinose isomerase, coding for MLQTKPYVFWFVAGSQGLYGEEALEQVGRNAKEIADGLDQDEAVSYPIVWKSVVSSPEAIHSVCQAANADPECAGIIAWMHTFSPAKMWIAGLKQLQKPLLHLHTQFNVEIPWDSIDMDFMNLNQAAHGDREFGFIGARLGIARKIIAGHWKDGKTRERISAWMKTAAGCAEGQTMKIARFGDNMRYVAVTEGDKVEGQIRFGWSVNGYSIGDLAERVQEVADGQVRELMDEYEELYEITPEGLKEGRIRDAIREQAKIEIALKAFLQEGGYSAFVTSFQALNGLKQLPGLAAQRLMAAGYGFGAEGDWKTAALLRMMKVMAGNKGTSFMEDYTYHMEQGNAMVLGAHMLEICPTLTAGKPRLEVHPLSIGGKEDPARLIFDGIEGKAINATVVDLGNRFRLIVNEVQGVQNRQQMPKLPVARVLWKPEPSLESAAEAWITAGGAHHFVYSHHVTSEQMADWAKMAGIECVIINNETTVRGIENELRWNDLHYRLNASN
- a CDS encoding class II fructose-bisphosphate aldolase; this translates as MSKISMRELLQDASRRGYAVPCFNAINLDMIRGIIQAAEEEKSPVILCHAEIHFKYTPLEVIAPVMVDAMNRAKVPVSILLDHGKSFPAVMKAMHLGFNAIMFDGSEYEYEENVRRTSEVVKIAKALDVSVEGELGYVTRPKSGGAEGEDDDSIADDTSLYTDPDQAKEFVERTGIDALAAAFGTVHGVYLKKPVLDLMRLNQISRKAGVPIVMHGGSGLSDDDFHQSIDQGVAKINYYTGMALKVMEKAKERMLQSDTKLFYHEFMMNAIGDLQEDAQAIMHTFRSSGKA